The nucleotide sequence GGTAACAGAATCGGCGGTGAGGCAGCAGCAGTCCACCCCAATCCCAACGGCAGCAAGCAGCAGTCACAGTCCAAGATGTTGACCAATAGGTACTCCTGCGCGACACCACTGCTTACATTTTCGGTCTCTGATTTAGTTTGTTATTATACTGAAATAAGTGAAGCTCGAATTGGTTGGATTTTCGATTCATTGGTGTCATTTTATCTGACTTGCAGATGAGATAAGTGAAACAAGTGAACGTGGATCACATTCACCTTATGCTGGAAAAGGAAAAGCTCCATTAGATATCACTAACTGCGAAGAGGAGATTCAGCAACTGTCAGATGTGGACGGACTGCAATGCACAGAAGTATGCGAGTGGAGAACGAATAAGTGAAGCTCTAATTGATGTGGATGTTTGATGCCATTTTATCGGATTGCAGATGAGATAAGTGAAATGAGTGAATGTGGATCACATTCACTTTGTGCTTGAAAGGACATCATAGGAGGAGATCCACTAACTGTCAGATGCAGAGAAATATGGGAGTGGAGACAGAATAATTAAGGTAAACAACAGAGTATTCGCTACTTTTGAAGATAAATATGGGCGTAGCTGTTGAAATACAAGTCCAATTGTGAATCTGTGTGTCTTGCAAACAACTAGTAGAGTACTGTTACATGGTAGTGACAAGTGATTATTCATACATCTCCAGACCCATTATATGGACTGAAAGTATCCAAATGCAGTGTTGACAGAGCATGGTAGTCCCTGAATGTTGACAGAGTATGGTAGTCCCTGTTTTGACTTATGCCAGAGGTTCATTCTCAGATGAGACAAAAGGCTTCGGGGGCATCTGCAGACTCTGCAGCCTCCCCGTTAACATGTTCACGACCTTTGTCATCGACGGCCGGTTTCTCGGGTTCCATTGGATGCACCACAGTGCCACCATCGCCAGCTGCCTCACCTTCTCTTTCTCTTCTTGAGTTGCCAAAGTAAGCGCCAACTCCTCACCATTGATCACTTTCTCGTAGATCCACTCTGGGAGGTAAACATCATCCTGGCCCCCGATTCTTGGGTCTGCATTCCTCCTCCCGCTCACCATTTCTAGCACCAGCATTCCAAAACTGTACACGTCTGACTTGTACGATACTCCCCCAAAGTTCCGAGAGTATAGCTCTGGTGCAATGTAGCCCATCGTGCCTCTTGCTGCTGTTAAGGTGACGATGCTTTGGTCCCTTGCGCACAACTTTGCCAGGCCAAAATCTGAGATCTTTGGATTGAAGTTGTAGTCGAGCAGGATATTGTGAGGCTTAATGTCAAAGTGGAGGATGCGTTGGTTGCACCCTTGATGCAAGTACTCCATTCCTCGGGCGATGCCTAAAGCAATATTTAGCAGCTTGTCTGGTACTAGAAGATTCTGAAAAATATTAGAGTCATCAGAGAATATGTATTTCTCCAGTGACTCATTAGGCATGAATTCGTAAATAAGAGCCCGTCTCATTCCTTCAGAGCAGAATCCTAGGAGACGGACAATATTGGCATGATGGATTAGCCCGATGGTtgcaacttcattgatgaatgctTCTCCCTCTCCTGTAGAGTTCTCTAGCATCTTGACTGCCACGGGCACTCCATTTGGCAGCTCACCTTTGTATACACTTCCAAATCCTCCCTGCCCCACCTTTTCCTTGAACCGCCTTGCTATCTTCTTAACTTCAGAGAACGTGTACCTCGTGGGCTTTGATGTGCCATATGTCTTGAGGAACATTTCGACCTTCAAATGTATCTCCTCATTATATCTTGTCTTGAGTGAAAGATAAAGTGCAGTGGCCACCGTCACCAAAAGAACGACAAATGCGGCCACCGATGATGTAGCTGAATAAACAAATAATATGACATCAGCATATTGCATTGGGATTAAAAAACAGTTACTTAGTATTTGTTATGATAAGAGGATGTCAAGAGTCAGAGTAGCCAACAAAAAGAATTTATATGAAAGAAAGCTTTTATTTTTCCTTTATATTTTAAAGTTAAATAGACATTGATAGAGCAGTACCTGCAATGACTTTGATACGTGAACCTGCAAATACTAAGAAAGAGAATGAGATAAGCAGAAAGAAATTATGTTTGGAAAAAGTTTTAGAACAGACAAATTGAGTGCTGTATACTGTGGCTGCAGTACATTGCCCTAACCCTAATGTATGAGGAACAAATACACGACACTATTTATGCATCCCCGATTCATTTCCCCAAAATGACTAGCTACCTCACTGCTCCCTCTAAACCTGCCCAAATTCCATCAATCCCAGCTTCTCGTGGCCCCCTGCGGGCGAAGGCATGCTGGTGGCAGCTGCTCAAGCACAGCAGCATGTGCAGCCATGCATGTTAATTGAGTGTTGCAAAGAAAATTTTAGAATAAATGACGATAGTTCCAGATTATTTAAGGCTAGTAGTGTCTGAAAGATGAGCAAAACTTATTTTTTCCCTGATTAATTATTTCTCACATTTTTTTACTGGGTCCTTCAGTTTGATTGCTCGAGCAGGATTTGTCATcctatttttgaaaaaaaaatagtTGACAGAAAGTCTCATGGAGATTCGAACACATGGAACTGTAGAATGAGTAAATTGTAAAGTAAAATCTCAATATATGGTTTTGACTGTTATAACTGAACATACCATGAGGGTCAGGTATGCAGAATCGTTCATTCCTTTGTGAGCTGAACGCGCAGCGCTGCCCACTGAGTTCACATAGCATgcaattcaaatcatagtaccaATACACTGTCGTTTCAGCAAAACTGAGCATTCTTTCTGCGCTTTCCTTGAAGGACGCTGATAAGAATGTGTCTGACATTGGGTCCTCAAACACATACATGGGTATCAGGCGGCCACCGACGCCATCTGAGACTGGGAAAACCTTGCAGTCCAATGGAAGAAGAGACATGTCTTCATAACCAGACACCAAATACAAGAAGTGGGTTGTGTTGCTAAGGCAGGAGACTGGGCCTGCAATGCTATGGGCATGAGCAGCAGCAGGTGTGAACTCGCTTGAACAGCATACCAGGCTTGCATACCTATATGACCAAATTGAGAACTGTCGATCTGGCAGCTGCATGCCGTCGATAACATCAACTTGTCGAGG is from Triticum urartu cultivar G1812 unplaced genomic scaffold, Tu2.1 TuUngrouped_contig_6975, whole genome shotgun sequence and encodes:
- the LOC125531341 gene encoding rust resistance kinase Lr10-like isoform X2 codes for the protein MSKLLVIALLLLPLINHGIYLATAWDDQDFFKYCPPSNCSQHGPMIRYPSCLESSNTSAAACGCSGTDRLTLKLACSGQDTILVHPVLGSYSVSAIDYRRSSMKLIPLVDPCLMLQQKLAISRSWSPRQVDVIDGMQLPDRQFSIWSYRYASLVCCSSEFTPAAAHAHSIAGPVSCLSNTTHFLYLVSGYEDMSLLPLDCKVFPVSDGVGGRLIPMYVFEDPMSDTFLSASFKESAERMLSFAETTVYWYYDLNCMLCELSGQRCAFSSQRNERFCIPDPHGSRIKVIAATSSVAAFVVLLVTVATALYLSLKTRYNEEIHLKVEMFLKTYGTSKPTRYTFSEVKKIARRFKEKVGQGGFGSVYKGELPNGVPVAVKMLENSTGEGEAFINEVATIGLIHHANIVRLLGFCSEGMRRALIYEFMPNESLEKYIFSDDSNIFQNLLVPDKLLNIALGIARGMEYLHQGCNQRILHFDIKPHNILLDYNFNPKISDFGLAKLCARDQSIVTLTAARGTMGYIAPELYSRNFGGVSYKSDVYSFGMLVLEMVSGRRNADPRIGGQDDVYLPEWIYEKVINGEELALTLATQEEKEKVRQLAMVALWCIQWNPRNRPSMTKVVNMLTGRLQSLQMPPKPFVSSENEPLA
- the LOC125531341 gene encoding rust resistance kinase Lr10-like isoform X1, which produces MSKLLVIALLLLPLINHGIYLATAWDDQDFFKYCPPSNCSQHGPMIRYPSCLESSNTSAAACGCSGTDRLTLKLACSGQDTILVHPVLGSYSVSAIDYRRSSMKLIPLVDPCLMLQQKLAISRSWSPRQVDVIDGMQLPDRQFSIWSYRYASLVCCSSEFTPAAAHAHSIAGPVSCLSNTTHFLYLVSGYEDMSLLPLDCKVFPVSDGVGGRLIPMYVFEDPMSDTFLSASFKESAERMLSFAETTVYWYYDLNCMLCELSGQRCAFSSQRNERFCIPDPHVFAGSRIKVIAATSSVAAFVVLLVTVATALYLSLKTRYNEEIHLKVEMFLKTYGTSKPTRYTFSEVKKIARRFKEKVGQGGFGSVYKGELPNGVPVAVKMLENSTGEGEAFINEVATIGLIHHANIVRLLGFCSEGMRRALIYEFMPNESLEKYIFSDDSNIFQNLLVPDKLLNIALGIARGMEYLHQGCNQRILHFDIKPHNILLDYNFNPKISDFGLAKLCARDQSIVTLTAARGTMGYIAPELYSRNFGGVSYKSDVYSFGMLVLEMVSGRRNADPRIGGQDDVYLPEWIYEKVINGEELALTLATQEEKEKVRQLAMVALWCIQWNPRNRPSMTKVVNMLTGRLQSLQMPPKPFVSSENEPLA